In Trifolium pratense cultivar HEN17-A07 linkage group LG7, ARS_RC_1.1, whole genome shotgun sequence, a genomic segment contains:
- the LOC123899528 gene encoding uncharacterized protein LOC123899528 has protein sequence MDSNQKPQTLSSSPPTRTNCNSPEFEFWVLRNNPSFPQLNLHTADELFVDGVLKPLHLLPSTNKSDPSTQTQNQHPLPHDPDPEPEPGSQPESSSAITDSSASSLSSSSTFSASKRWRDIFRKGEKKNTENNNIEEKEKEKEKEKKNKKKKEKEKERKNGNGANSAELNINIWPFSRSRSAGNTGTRPKLFPGAPTTRKVNSAPCSRSNSAGESKSRKYPSSPSRAGVHVGRSSPVWQVRRGGCKNSEQQASNTEKVSKTETTAGRRSKVVSGGGKARVLSLNVPMCIGYRHQLSCRSDENSAVGVSGGAAVNGGGNDGGECHNDEGNVGNLFNLRNLFSKKSIVTSH, from the coding sequence ATGGATTCAAATCAAAAGCCTCAAACTTtatcatcatcaccaccaaCTAGAACAAATTGTAATTCACCCGAATTCGAGTTTTGGGTTCTCCGAAACAATCCATCTTTTCCACAACTAAATCTTCACACCGCCGACGAACTTTTTGTCGACGGTGTACTCAAACCCCTCCACCTCCTCCCCTCCACAAATAAATCCGACCCATCAACCCAAACTCAAAACCAACACCCATTGCCTCATGACCCGGATCCAGAACCAGAACCCGGTTCTCAACCCGAATCTTCATCTGCCATAACTGACTCATCagcatcatcattatcatcatcatccacTTTCTCAGCTTCTAAACGGTGGAGAGATATTTTCAGAAAAGGTGAGAAAAAAAACACAGAAAACAAcaacatagaagaaaaagagaaagagaaagagaaagaaaagaagaacaagaagaagaaagaaaaagagaaagagagaaagaatggAAACGGTGCAAATTCTGCAGAGTTAAATATCAATATATGGCCATTTTCACGAAGCAGGTCAGCAGGAAATACGGGCACCCGACCCAAATTATTTCCCGGAGCTCCGACAACCCGGAAAGTAAACAGTGCACCATGTTCCCGGAGCAACTCTGCCGGAGAGTCAAAGTCAAGAAAATATCCAAGTAGTCCGAGTCGGGCCGGCGTTCATGTGGGTCGGAGCAGTCCAGTCTGGCAGGTTCGTCGTGGTGGTTGTAAAAACTCAGAGCAACAAGCTTCAAACACAGAGAAAGTATCAAAGACTGAAACCACCGCGGGTCGCCGGAGTAAGGTAGTTTCCGGCGGAGGAAAAGCTAGGGTTTTGAGCTTGAATGTTCCGATGTGTATTGGTTATAGACATCAGTTGAGCTGTAGAAGTGATGAGAATAGTGCTGTCGGTGTTAGTGGCGGCGCCGCCGTTAACGGTGGTGGTAATGACGGTGGTGAATGTCATAATGATGAAGGAAATGTGGGTAACCTTTTTAATCTACGTAACCTTTTTAGCAAAAAAAGCATAGTAACTTCTCATTAG
- the LOC123899460 gene encoding probable 26S proteasome regulatory subunit 10B isoform X1 — translation MKHLLRSARTWRLRFRSLPSSQTLTSHSSRRIHSSLSPKVESASAKSSYVSDVSSSRVFRGDLGMFPAVLAGLFGIGLVETAYSEEANEDNEDVQEIAKKERQRIQDLLTTKGIRQGSYPRFNVAVKGQKVSIKFQIPPGCEVSQLIANLTAHLGLKSEGHGGGSDMKLRAWDSTVAWQLILTHPSKQNHIQQNEPSSTDTNAHDRDLCILIFHSLIGSDKVEIEFMKQGNMSAEELDAFVSILQLAGNKLVERNPLEKKTREETEQTPSIDKSISSLEAMGVRTYGLNEPIGISNGDISWDIIAGYEHQKRVIEDTVLLALRSPEVYDDIARGTRHKFESNRPRAVLFEGPPGTGKTSCARVIANQAGVPLLYVPLEVVMSEFYGKSERLLGKVFSLANDLPNGAIIFLDEIDSFAAARDNDMHEATRRMLSVLLRQIDGFEQDKKVVVIAATNRKEDLDPALISRFDTMIAFGLPDHHNRQEIASKYAKHLSKAELDELATVTEDMAGRDIRDVCLQAERSWASKIIRGQVSKEEEQANLPPLQEYIACATHRREALLSAAANRKLRNSSRRRIISE, via the exons ATGAAGCATCTCCTTAGATCAGCTCGAACATGGCGGTTACGTTTCCGTTCACTTCCATCTTCCCAAACCCTAACTTCTCACTCCTCACGCCGCATTCACTCTTCTCTCTCTCCAA AAGTAGAATCTGCGTCTGCTAAATCAAGCTACGTCTCCGATGTTTCGAGTTCGAGAGTTTTTCGAGGGGATTTGGGGATGTTTCCTGCCGTTTTGGCTGGTTTGTTTGGAATTGGATTGGTGGAAACGGCTTATTCGGAAGAAGCTAATGAGGATAATGAGGATGTGCAAGAAATTGCTAAGAAAGAGCGTCAGAGAATTCAGGATTTGCTTACAACTAAGGGAATTCGACAAGGTTCTTATCCTCGATTCAATGTCGCTGTTAAAGGCCAGAAG GTCAGTATAAAGTTTCAAATTCCTCCTGGCTGTGAAGTTTCACAACTTATTGCAAATCTTACTGCACATCTTGGACTGAAATCTGAAGGCCATGGCGGTGGTTCAGATATGAAGTTGCGTGCATGGGACAG CACGGTTGCTTGGCAACTTATCCTTACTCATCCATCAAAGCAAAACCATATTCAACAGAATGAACCGTCTTCAACAGATACAAATGCACATGACAGAGATCTATGCATACTTATATTTCATTCTCTCATTGGCTCAGATAAAGTT GAAATTGAATTTATGAAGCAAGGGAACATGAGTGCCGAAGAGCTTGATGCTTTCGTATCTATTTTACAATTAGCTGGAAACAAGTTGGTAGAAAGAAATCCCCTGGAGAAAAAGACAAGGGAAGAGACCGAACAGACGCCATCTATAGATAAATCTATTTCTAGTCTTGAGGCCATGGGAGTAAGAACATATGGACTCAATGAACCCATAGGTATATCAAATGGTGACATATCATGGGACATTATCGCTGGGTACGAGCATCAAAAACG GGTAATAGAAGATACAGTACTATTGGCTTTGCGTAGTCCAGAAGTATATGATGATATTGCTCGAGGGACTCGGCATAAGTTTGAGTCTAACAGACCTCGAGCCGTGCTGTTTGAAGGTCCACCAG GTACAGGAAAAACCTCTTGTGCTCGTGTTATTGCCAATCAAGCG GGTGTCCCTTTGCTCTATGTGCCCCTTGAGGTCGTAATGTCTGAATTCTACGGTAAAAGTGAACGTCTTCTAGGGAAAGTGTTTTCACTAGCAAACGATCTTCCCAATGGTgctattatatttttggatgAG ATTGATTCTTTTGCTGCTGCTCGTGATAATGACATGCATGAAGCTACACGTAGAATGCTATCAGTATTATTGCGACAG ATAGATGGCTTTGAGCAGGATAAGAAAGTGGTTGTCATTGCTGCCACAAATAGAAAGGAAGACCTTGATCCGGCATTAATTAG TCGGTTTGATACTATGATCGCTTTTGGTTTACCTGATCATCATAATCGTCAGGAAATAGCATCCAAATATGCAAAGCACCTGTCTAAAGCTGAACTTGATGAACTAGCAACAGTTACAGAAGA TATGGCTGGAAGAGATATCAGAGATGTTTGTCTGCAAGCGGAACGATCCTGGGCATCAAAg ATAATTCGGGGACAAGTATCTAAAGAGGAGGAACAGGCGAACCTTCCACCTTTGCAAGAATATATAGCATGTGCTACACATCGACGGGAAGCACTGCTTAGTGCTGCTGCAAATAGGAAGCTCCGAAATTCTTCCCGCCGCAGAATAATAAGTGAATAA
- the LOC123899460 gene encoding probable 26S proteasome regulatory subunit 10B isoform X2: MKHLLRSARTWRLRFRSLPSSQTLTSHSSRRIHSSLSPKVESASAKSSYVSDVSSSRVFRGDLGMFPAVLAGLFGIGLVETAYSEEANEDNEDVQEIAKKERQRIQDLLTTKGIRQGSYPRFNVAVKGQKVSIKFQIPPGCEVSQLIANLTAHLGLKSEGHGGGSDMKLRAWDSTVAWQLILTHPSKQNHIQQNEPSSTDTNAHDRDLCILIFHSLIGSDKEIEFMKQGNMSAEELDAFVSILQLAGNKLVERNPLEKKTREETEQTPSIDKSISSLEAMGVRTYGLNEPIGISNGDISWDIIAGYEHQKRVIEDTVLLALRSPEVYDDIARGTRHKFESNRPRAVLFEGPPGTGKTSCARVIANQAGVPLLYVPLEVVMSEFYGKSERLLGKVFSLANDLPNGAIIFLDEIDSFAAARDNDMHEATRRMLSVLLRQIDGFEQDKKVVVIAATNRKEDLDPALISRFDTMIAFGLPDHHNRQEIASKYAKHLSKAELDELATVTEDMAGRDIRDVCLQAERSWASKIIRGQVSKEEEQANLPPLQEYIACATHRREALLSAAANRKLRNSSRRRIISE; the protein is encoded by the exons ATGAAGCATCTCCTTAGATCAGCTCGAACATGGCGGTTACGTTTCCGTTCACTTCCATCTTCCCAAACCCTAACTTCTCACTCCTCACGCCGCATTCACTCTTCTCTCTCTCCAA AAGTAGAATCTGCGTCTGCTAAATCAAGCTACGTCTCCGATGTTTCGAGTTCGAGAGTTTTTCGAGGGGATTTGGGGATGTTTCCTGCCGTTTTGGCTGGTTTGTTTGGAATTGGATTGGTGGAAACGGCTTATTCGGAAGAAGCTAATGAGGATAATGAGGATGTGCAAGAAATTGCTAAGAAAGAGCGTCAGAGAATTCAGGATTTGCTTACAACTAAGGGAATTCGACAAGGTTCTTATCCTCGATTCAATGTCGCTGTTAAAGGCCAGAAG GTCAGTATAAAGTTTCAAATTCCTCCTGGCTGTGAAGTTTCACAACTTATTGCAAATCTTACTGCACATCTTGGACTGAAATCTGAAGGCCATGGCGGTGGTTCAGATATGAAGTTGCGTGCATGGGACAG CACGGTTGCTTGGCAACTTATCCTTACTCATCCATCAAAGCAAAACCATATTCAACAGAATGAACCGTCTTCAACAGATACAAATGCACATGACAGAGATCTATGCATACTTATATTTCATTCTCTCATTGGCTCAGATAAA GAAATTGAATTTATGAAGCAAGGGAACATGAGTGCCGAAGAGCTTGATGCTTTCGTATCTATTTTACAATTAGCTGGAAACAAGTTGGTAGAAAGAAATCCCCTGGAGAAAAAGACAAGGGAAGAGACCGAACAGACGCCATCTATAGATAAATCTATTTCTAGTCTTGAGGCCATGGGAGTAAGAACATATGGACTCAATGAACCCATAGGTATATCAAATGGTGACATATCATGGGACATTATCGCTGGGTACGAGCATCAAAAACG GGTAATAGAAGATACAGTACTATTGGCTTTGCGTAGTCCAGAAGTATATGATGATATTGCTCGAGGGACTCGGCATAAGTTTGAGTCTAACAGACCTCGAGCCGTGCTGTTTGAAGGTCCACCAG GTACAGGAAAAACCTCTTGTGCTCGTGTTATTGCCAATCAAGCG GGTGTCCCTTTGCTCTATGTGCCCCTTGAGGTCGTAATGTCTGAATTCTACGGTAAAAGTGAACGTCTTCTAGGGAAAGTGTTTTCACTAGCAAACGATCTTCCCAATGGTgctattatatttttggatgAG ATTGATTCTTTTGCTGCTGCTCGTGATAATGACATGCATGAAGCTACACGTAGAATGCTATCAGTATTATTGCGACAG ATAGATGGCTTTGAGCAGGATAAGAAAGTGGTTGTCATTGCTGCCACAAATAGAAAGGAAGACCTTGATCCGGCATTAATTAG TCGGTTTGATACTATGATCGCTTTTGGTTTACCTGATCATCATAATCGTCAGGAAATAGCATCCAAATATGCAAAGCACCTGTCTAAAGCTGAACTTGATGAACTAGCAACAGTTACAGAAGA TATGGCTGGAAGAGATATCAGAGATGTTTGTCTGCAAGCGGAACGATCCTGGGCATCAAAg ATAATTCGGGGACAAGTATCTAAAGAGGAGGAACAGGCGAACCTTCCACCTTTGCAAGAATATATAGCATGTGCTACACATCGACGGGAAGCACTGCTTAGTGCTGCTGCAAATAGGAAGCTCCGAAATTCTTCCCGCCGCAGAATAATAAGTGAATAA
- the LOC123898454 gene encoding plant UBX domain-containing protein 4 isoform X2, translating into MASRDNKKASTSRTGRIRTLSDLNRPSADSDSDSDGPQEYYTGGEKSGMLVQDPSKGNDVDAIFNQARQLGAVERSLEPQEPPRSTSFTGTARLLSGGTVQTASSSQQPESVVHNIVFWSNGFTVNDGPLRRLDDPANASFLESIKKSECPKELEPADKKSAVNVNLIRRNENYREPERSQVSFQGVGRTLGSSSNSAAPEPNVSSGKPLTSAPPPSAGLVVDQSLPSTSIQLRLADGTRLISHFNHHHTVGDIRAFIDSSRPGAGQSYQLQLMGFPPKVLADETQTIEQAGLANSVVIQKF; encoded by the exons ATGGCATCACGGGACAACAAGAAGGCATCAACCAGTCGAACTGGCAGAATCCGCACTCTCTCCGATCTCAACCGACCATCCGCTGATTCCGACAGTGACTCCGATGGTCCTCAGGAGTATTACACCGGTGGCGAGAAaag TGGCATGCTTGTCCAGGACCCTTCAAAAGGAAATGATGTGGATGCAATTTTCAACCAAGCTAGGCAACTTGGAGCTGTAGAAAGGTCTCTCGAGCCTCAGGAACCTCCAAGGTCAACAAGCTTTACTGGAACTGCCCGGTTACTTTCTGGGGGAACTGTACAGACTGCTTCTAGCTCTCAGCAACCTGAGTCTGTTGTTCACAACATTGTTTTTTGGAGTAATGGATTCACCGTAAATGATGGACCTTTGAGGAGATTGGATGATCCTGCAAATGCCTCATTTTTGGAG AGCATTAAAAAATCTGAATGCCCCAAAGAGCTTGAGCCTGCAGATAAGAAGTCAGCTGTAAATGTAAATCTCATAAGGAGGAATGAGAACTATCGT GAACCCGAAAGGAGCCAAGTTTCATTTCAGGGAGTGGGAAGAACACTTGGAAGCAGCTCCAATTCGGCGGCACCTGAGCCAAATGTCTCTTCGGGGAAGCCTCTGACCTCAGCTCCACCTCCTTCTGCTGGTCTCGTGGTTGATCAGTCATTGCCATCAACCTCAATACAACTCAGGTTAGCTGATGGTACCCGCTTGATATCACATTTCAATCATCACCACACAGTCGGCGACATCCGTGCTTTCATTGATTCGTCTAGACCTGGGGCTGGGCAGAGTTATCAACTTCAGTTGATGGGGTTCCCTCCAAAGGTTCTAGCTGATGAAACACAGACTATAGAGCAagcaggattggcaaattcaGTTGTCATACAGAAATTTTAG
- the LOC123898454 gene encoding plant UBX domain-containing protein 4 isoform X1 — translation MASRDNKKASTSRTGRIRTLSDLNRPSADSDSDSDGPQEYYTGGEKSGMLVQDPSKGNDVDAIFNQARQLGAVERSLEPQEPPRSTSFTGTARLLSGGTVQTASSSQQPESVVHNIVFWSNGFTVNDGPLRRLDDPANASFLESIKKSECPKELEPADKKSAVNVNLIRRNENYRQQEPERSQVSFQGVGRTLGSSSNSAAPEPNVSSGKPLTSAPPPSAGLVVDQSLPSTSIQLRLADGTRLISHFNHHHTVGDIRAFIDSSRPGAGQSYQLQLMGFPPKVLADETQTIEQAGLANSVVIQKF, via the exons ATGGCATCACGGGACAACAAGAAGGCATCAACCAGTCGAACTGGCAGAATCCGCACTCTCTCCGATCTCAACCGACCATCCGCTGATTCCGACAGTGACTCCGATGGTCCTCAGGAGTATTACACCGGTGGCGAGAAaag TGGCATGCTTGTCCAGGACCCTTCAAAAGGAAATGATGTGGATGCAATTTTCAACCAAGCTAGGCAACTTGGAGCTGTAGAAAGGTCTCTCGAGCCTCAGGAACCTCCAAGGTCAACAAGCTTTACTGGAACTGCCCGGTTACTTTCTGGGGGAACTGTACAGACTGCTTCTAGCTCTCAGCAACCTGAGTCTGTTGTTCACAACATTGTTTTTTGGAGTAATGGATTCACCGTAAATGATGGACCTTTGAGGAGATTGGATGATCCTGCAAATGCCTCATTTTTGGAG AGCATTAAAAAATCTGAATGCCCCAAAGAGCTTGAGCCTGCAGATAAGAAGTCAGCTGTAAATGTAAATCTCATAAGGAGGAATGAGAACTATCGT CAACAGGAACCCGAAAGGAGCCAAGTTTCATTTCAGGGAGTGGGAAGAACACTTGGAAGCAGCTCCAATTCGGCGGCACCTGAGCCAAATGTCTCTTCGGGGAAGCCTCTGACCTCAGCTCCACCTCCTTCTGCTGGTCTCGTGGTTGATCAGTCATTGCCATCAACCTCAATACAACTCAGGTTAGCTGATGGTACCCGCTTGATATCACATTTCAATCATCACCACACAGTCGGCGACATCCGTGCTTTCATTGATTCGTCTAGACCTGGGGCTGGGCAGAGTTATCAACTTCAGTTGATGGGGTTCCCTCCAAAGGTTCTAGCTGATGAAACACAGACTATAGAGCAagcaggattggcaaattcaGTTGTCATACAGAAATTTTAG